In Zobellia roscoffensis, the following are encoded in one genomic region:
- the tatA gene encoding twin-arginine translocase TatA/TatE family subunit, which yields MTTLQIFLAIGPWQIGIVVLVVLLLFGGKKIPELMRGLGSGIKEFKDASKEDDTLEEKKE from the coding sequence ATGACAACTTTACAGATATTTTTAGCGATAGGACCATGGCAAATAGGAATCGTAGTTTTAGTGGTTCTTTTATTGTTCGGAGGAAAAAAGATTCCAGAATTGATGCGTGGACTTGGTAGTGGTATTAAAGAATTTAAAGATGCCTCTAAAGAAGACGATACGTTAGAAGAGAAAAAAGAATAG